The following proteins are encoded in a genomic region of Ostrinia nubilalis chromosome 1, ilOstNubi1.1, whole genome shotgun sequence:
- the LOC135087864 gene encoding probable hydroxyacid-oxoacid transhydrogenase, mitochondrial produces MASRKRVFDLLRTIDRVSCQCPAHGFRGNFQVSYETPVLDYAFEIKSSTVRYGIGVTREVGQDLVNFGVKNVCVMTDSNLVSLKPVKEVLNSLTKNGVNYKVYDKVRVEPTDTSFKDAVDFAKKGKFDSFVAIGGGSVMDTCKAANLYYSDPEADFLDYVNAPIGKGKPVNVRLQPMIAIPTTSGTGSETTGTCIFDFEEIHTKTGISHSALRPILAIIDPLHSMTMPEKVANYSGFDVFCHALESLTAIPYNERGPAPSNPALRPTYQGSNPISDVWARFCLQVIQKYFSQSVYNADDLDARSFMHLAATMAGVGIGNAGVHLCHGLAYPIAGNAKTFVPKDYGKDPMIPHGLSVVMTAPAVFRFTAASDPEKHLEAANLLGADITGKKKADAGAVLADTILKYMQKMKIENGLAELGYTKEDIPSLVKGALPQQRLLQLTPLPQSEEDLSTILEESLTVY; encoded by the exons ATGGCCTCACGTAAAAGAGTTTTCGACTTGCTTCGGACGATCGACAGAGTTTC GTGTCAATGTCCTGCCCATGGATTCAGAGGAAATTTCCAAGTATCATATGAAACACCAGTTTTAGATTATGCGTTTGAG ATCAAAAGCTCCACCGTCAGGTACGGGATAGGAGTTACCCGGGAAGTGGGTCAGGACCTGGTCAACTTTGGTGTCAAAAATGTTTGTGTGATGACTGACTCTAATCTCGTGTCACTGAAGCCCGTCAAAGAAGTTTTAAATTCCCTTACGAAGAATGGTGTCAACTATAAAGTGTACGACAAAGTACGAGTTGAACCTACTGATACTAG ttttaaagatGCCGTGGATTTCGCGAAGAAGGGCAAATTCGACAGTTTCGTGGCGATAGGCGGGGGCTCCGTTATGGACACTTGCAAAGCCGCCAATCTCTACTACAGCGACCCCGAAGCAGATTTCTTGGACTACGTGAACGCGCCCATTGGGAAAGGGAAACCAGTCAACGTTAGGCTCCAGCCGATGATAGCAA tACCAACCACAAGTGGAACGGGCAGCGAAACGACCGGCACCTGTATATTCGACTTCGAAGAGATACACACCAAGACTGGCATCTCCCACAGTGCTTTACGGCCTATACTGGCCATTATAGACCCTCTGCACTCCATGACTATGCCCGAAAAAGTCGCCAACTACTCTGGCTTTGACGTATTCTGCCATGCCTTGGAGAGCTTAACGGCGATACCGTACAATGAAAGGGGTCCCGCACCATCCAATCCTGCGTTGAGGCCTACTTACCAGGGCAGCAATCCCATTTCAGACGTGTGGGCCAGGTTCTGCTTACag GTCATCCAAAAGTACTTCAGCCAGTCTGTATACAATGCTGATGACTTGGACGCACGCTCGTTCATGCATCTGGCAGCGACCATGGCAGGCGTGGGCATCGGTAACGCCGGCGTGCATCTGTGCCATGGGCTCGCGTATCCCATCGCTGGGAACGCTAAGACATTTGTGCCTAAGGACTACGG AAAGGATCCGATGATACCCCACGGGCTATCGGTCGTGATGACTGCCCCCGCTGTCTTCCGCTTCACCGCCGCTAGCGATCCAGAGAAGCATCTAGAAGCAGCCAACCTGCTTGGTGCCGACATCACTGGTAAAAAGAAAGCCGACGCCGGCGCTGTACTGGCTGATACCATACTCAAGTACATGCAAAAGATGAAGATCGAGAACGGACTGGCTGAATTGGGATACACGAAGGAAGACATCCCTAGTCTAGTCAAAGGAGCACTGCCACAG CAAAGGCTGTTGCAGCTGACTCCTCTCCCGCAGTCCGAAGAAGACTTatctaccattttggaagaatcCTTGactgtttattaa